From the genome of Globicephala melas chromosome 11, mGloMel1.2, whole genome shotgun sequence, one region includes:
- the SLC22A14 gene encoding solute carrier family 22 member 14 — MAKENNFKVEFKSQHHLRSFHQHEAAESPRSCSLDMLLRRLRAIEAKQDDKFATIMDAVGEFGTFQRRLVALTFIPNILSTFFLFADIFVFTPQKPYCNTSWILAVGPNLTESERLNLTLPQAPNGSFLTCLMYLPVDWDLESIIHFGLNRRDSCQDGWIYPEVKKRSLINEFDSVCGKEPNPEIVQNMYLVGLLTGSFLFGFITDKLGRHPVILLSLLGLIIFGFGTAFVNSFHQYLFFRFGVSQAAVGYAISSASLIAEWLVGMRRAHAITLGHCFFAMGVIFLTGLGYSLPHWRLLFLVSGAPVFPLISYLWILPESPRWLMMKGKLKEAKQVLCYAAGVNKKTIPVSLLDNLQLPGKKVTTASILDFYSNRHLRKVTLVMCSMWLAIGCNYYMLSLRMKELGVNIHFTQVIPGMMEVPARLCCIFLLEQLKRKRSLILTFFQGALMCFLSLLLPSGEVGRALRWPHCLATELKSLLVLIIVLGEFSLAAAVTVFYIYPSELLPTVLRATGLGLLSLVWAAGGISSLIVVNQNIAILPVFLCCISAFVALFFCVKLPETQDQPIPDSLEHLPPERRTLSEDMSSEDMLCDDVTEEVAKNTIFNATMTNVDQDSLSNLSLQSGEGEIDKQED; from the exons ATGGCAAAGGAAAACAACTTCAAGGtagagttcaaatcccagcatcATCTCAGGAGCTTCCACCAACATGAGGCAGCAGAAAGCCCCCGTTCCTGTTCTCTGGACATGCTGTTACGCAGATTGAGGGCCATAGAAGCCAAGCAAGATGATAAGTTTGCCACCATCATGGATGCAGTAGGGGAGTTTGGCACATTCCAGCGGAGGCTGGTGGCCCTCACCTTCATTCCCAACATCCTGTCTACCTTCTTCTTGTTTGCTGACATCTTCGTGTTCACACCACAGAAGCCCTATTGCAACACCAGCTGGATACTGGCAGTGGGCCCCAACCTGACGGAGTCTGAGCGGCTGAATCTGACCCTGCCCCAAGCACCCAATGGCAGTTTCCTGACTTGCCTCATGTACTTGCCTGTGGACTGGGATCTGGAGTCTATCATCCATTTTGGGCTCAACCGCAGAGACTCATGTCAAGATGGGTGGATCTATCCTGAGGTCAAGAAGCGATCACTGATCAATGAG TTTGACTCGGTGTGTGGCAAGGAACCGAACCCGGAAATCGTGCAGAACATGTACTTGGTGGGACTCTTGACAGGGTCTTTCCTCTTCGGGTTCATAACTGACAA GCTGGGCCGCCACCCAGTCATCCTGCTGTCGCTGCTGGGACTGATCATCTTCGGCTTCGGGACAGCCTTTGTCAACAGTTTTCACCAATATCTGTTCTTCCGCTTTGGCGTGTCCCAAGCTGCGGTGGGCTACGCCATCAGCAGCGCGTCTTTAA TCGCTGAGTGGCTAGTGGGCATGCGCCGGGCCCACGCCATCACCCTGGGACACTGCTTTTTCGCTATGGGGGTCATATTCCTGACGGGACTTGGCTACAGCCTTCCCCACTGGCGGCTGCTGTTTCTGGTGAGTGGGGCACCTGTGTTCCCCCTCATCTCATATCTG tg GATTCTCCCAGAGTCCCCACGGTGGCTGATGATGAAAGGGAAGCTGAAAGAGGCCAAGCAGgtgctgtgctatgcagctggtGTGAACAAGAAGACCATTCCTGTAAGTCTGCTGGATAAC CTGCAGCTGCCTGGAAAGAAGGTGACTACGGCCTCTATCCTGGACTTCTATAGCAACAGGCACCTCCGCAAGGTGACCTTGGTGATGTGCAGCATGTG GCTTGCTATCGGTTGCAACTATTATATGCTGAGCCTCAGGATGAAGGAATTGGGAGTGAACATCCACTTCACACAAGTGATTCCTGGCATGATGGAGGTGCCCGCCCGGCTGTGCTGCATCTTTCTCCTTGAGCAGTTGAAGAGGAAGCGAAGCCTGATTTTGACTTTCTTCCAAGGTGCCCTCATGTGCTTCCTTAGCCTTCTGCTCCCTTCAG gggaagtggggagagccCTGA GATGGCCACATTGTCTGGCCACAGAGTTGAAATCCCTCTTGGTCTTGATAATTGTGCTTGGAGAGTTCAGCCTGGCCGCCGCGGTCACCGTGTTCTACATCTACCCTTCTGAGCTCCTCCCCACTGTCCTCAG GGCGACAGGTCTGGGGCTACTGTCTTTGGTCTGGGCTGCTGGAGGTATCTCATCCTTGATAGTCGTCAACCAGAACATCGCCATCCTACCCGTCTTTCTCTGCTGCATCTCAGCCTTCGTGGCTTTGTTCTTCTGCGTCAAGCTGCCAGAAACGCAAGATCAGCCCATCCCTGACAGCCTGGAGCACCTTCCGCCAGAGAGAAG GACCTTGAGCGAGGACATGTCGAGCGAGGACATGTTATGTGACGATGTGACAGAGGAAGTGGCCAAGAACACCATTTTCAACGCCACGATGACAAATGTGGACCAAGACAGTCTCTCCAACCTGTCTTTGCAATCTGGAGAAGGGGAAATAGACAAACAGGAGGACTGA
- the SLC22A13 gene encoding LOW QUALITY PROTEIN: solute carrier family 22 member 13 (The sequence of the model RefSeq protein was modified relative to this genomic sequence to represent the inferred CDS: inserted 3 bases in 3 codons; deleted 1 base in 1 codon; substituted 3 bases at 3 genomic stop codons), producing MVPDEAHHCSVAWVKNRTLTLSAAEQPVLSVPVDAAGSPEPCLPFRPRPDGASLEDTLSHSFSETQPCEAGWVYPXRRPLSLKNELNLACGRKHPKDTSQSVDLARLLTGALIVGPLCDWIGREATILVQLLLFAILGMAAAFVPGFELYTALRFAVATAVVGYNFSSVTLLAAWVGPWXRTQAVVLAQRTFSVEQMALSGLAHXFQSWRLFQMAGAAPXLPLFLYFWALPECARWLLTRGRVEEAKQPIQRVASVNKRKLFSELLSQMVPEKTGPTGDALDLFRHPQLPGTVMALVGKFATAAGFTISYVXSAELFPTVIRXELQTGMGLVGIFSRIGDILTPLVTLLGEYHTALPMLIYGSLPVGADLLCALLPEPRGWSTKDAMGDLEQESCPHPLNAVPSEKDSEASGSTSSPGVAFRAPLSVSLKPEQQQQRVA from the exons ATGGTCCCGGATGAGGCCCACCACTGTTCAGTGGCCTGGGTCAAGAACCGGACTCTGACCCTGAGCGCTGCTGAGCAGCCGGTGCTGAGCGTGCCTGTGGATGCGGCAGGCAGCCCTGAGCCCTGCCTCCCGTTCCGGCCACGCCCCGACGGTGCCAGCCTGGAGGACACCCTCAGCCACAGCTTCAGTGAGACACAGCCTTGCGAGGCGGGCTGGGTCTATC GCAGGAGGCCCCTATCCCTGAAGAATGAG CTGAACCTGGCCTGTGGTCGGAAGCATCCGAAGGACACCTCCCAGTCGGTGGACCTGGCTAGGCTCCTCACTGGGGCGCTCATCGTCGGGCCCCTCTGTGACTG GATTGGCCGCGAGGCCACTATCCTGGTGCAGCTGCTACTCTTCGCCATCCTTGGCATGGCCGCAGCCTTTGTGCCCGGCTTTGAGCTCTACACGGCCCTGCGCTTTGCTGTGGCCACGGCCGTCGTTGGATATAACTTCAGCAGCGTCACCCTAC TTGCAGCGTGGGTGGGGCCCTGGTAGAGAACTCAGGCTGTGGTCCTGGCCCAGCGCACCTTCTCCGTGGAGCAGATGGCCCTCTCAGGACTCGCCC GCTTCCAGAGCTGGAGGCTCTTCCAGATGGCTGGCGCTGCAC GTCTTCCGCTCTTCCTTTACTTCTG GGCTCTGCCGGAATGTGCACGGTGGCTCCTGACCCGGGGGAGGGTAGAGGAGGCTAAACAACCCATCCAGAGGGTGGCCTCGGTCAACAAGCGAAAACTCTTCTCCGAGCTCCTGAGCCA GATGGTCCCAGAGAAGACCGGCCCCACGGGGGATGCCCTGGATCTGTTCCGAcacccccagctcccc ggcACTGTGATGGCTCTGGTGGGGAAGTTTGCCACGGCGGCCGGATTTACCATCTCCTACGTGTAGTCTGCTGAGCTCTTCCCCACTGTCATCAGGTAAGAACTGCAG ACGGGCATGGGGCTGGTGGGCATTTTCTCGAGGATCGGGGACATCCTCACGCCACTCGTGACCCTGCTGGGTGAGTACCACACGGCCCTCCCTATGCTCATCTATGGCAGCCTCCCCGTCGGGGCTGACTTACTCTGTGCCCTGCTGCCAGAGCCACGTGGCTGGAGCACGAAGGACGCCATGGGCGACCTGGAGCAGGAGTCCTGCCCACA CCCTCTGAACGCAGTGCCCTCGGAAAAGGATTCCGAGGCCTCAGGAAGTACTTCTAGCCCAGGGGTGGCCTTTAGAGCACCTCTGAGTGTGTCTCTGAAgccagagcagcagcagcagagagtTGCCTGA